A single window of Nicotiana sylvestris chromosome 3, ASM39365v2, whole genome shotgun sequence DNA harbors:
- the LOC104219372 gene encoding probable protein phosphatase 2C 76 isoform X2, with translation MMVDTGATAKGGPVVDVSPEKDDNNGGFASGGWKSEDGRLSCGYSSFRGKRATMEDFYDIKTSKVDGQTVSLFGIFDGHGGSRAAEFLKKHLFENLMKHPEFPTNAKLAISETYQQTDMDFLDSEKDTFRDDGSTASTAVLVGNHLYVANVGDSRTIISKGGKAIALSEDHKPNRTDERKRIESAGGVVMWAGTWRVGGVLAMSRAFGNRMLKQFVVAEPEIQDQEIDEELELLVLASDGLWDVVPNEDAISLAQAEEEPEAAARKLTETAFTRGSADNITCIVVKFHHKKVEPEGSQQG, from the exons ATGATGGTGGATACTGGAGCAACTGCTAAAGGAGGACCTGTCGTTGATGTTTCACCGGAGAAGGATGATAATAATGGTGGTTTCGCTAGCGGAGGATGGAAGAG TGAAGATGGAAGACTGAGTTGTGGTTATTCAAGCTTTAGAGGGAAAAGAGCCACCATGGAGGATTTTTATGACATTAAAACTTCCAAAGTTGATGGACAAACAGTTAGCTTATTTGGGATATTTGATG GCCATGGTGGTTCCCGAGCAGCTGAGTTTCTGAAGAAACATCTCTTTGAGAATCTAATGAAACATCCAGAGTTCCCAACGAACGCCAAGTTGGCCATAA GTGAAACATATCAACAAACAGACATGGACTTCTTAGATTCTGAAAAAGATACCTTCCGAGATGATGGTTCCACTGCTTCAACAGCAGTTCTAGTTGGTAACCATCTCTATGTTGCCAATGTTGGAGATTCACGGACTATAATATCGAAGGGCGGAAAAG CAATTGCTCTTTCTGAGGATCATAAGCCCAATCGAACTGATGAGAGGAAGAGAATTGAAAGTGCCGGAGGTGTTGTGATGTGGGCTG GTACCTGGAGAGTTGGTGGTGTATTAGCAATGTCACGTGCTTTTGGCAACCGTATGTTGAAGCAATTTGTTGTGGCTGAACCTGAGATTCAG GATCAAGAGATTGATGAGGAATTAGAACTACTCGTGCTTGCCAGCGATGGGCTCTGGGATGTTGTACCAAATGAG GATGCTATTTCACTTGCACAAGCAGAAGAAGAACCAGAAGCAGCTGCTAGGAAGCTAACAGAAACTGCATTTACTCGGGGTAGTGCTGACAATATTACCTGCATAGTGGTGAAGTTTCACCACAAGAAGGTTGAACCAGAGGGGAGCCAGCAAGGTTGA
- the LOC104219372 gene encoding probable protein phosphatase 2C 76 isoform X1: MLCNSCVRFVFFQAAHIDTHIVQRQFIKLIKSLNATRSISYSWNSVYTARRTMMVDTGATAKGGPVVDVSPEKDDNNGGFASGGWKSEDGRLSCGYSSFRGKRATMEDFYDIKTSKVDGQTVSLFGIFDGHGGSRAAEFLKKHLFENLMKHPEFPTNAKLAISETYQQTDMDFLDSEKDTFRDDGSTASTAVLVGNHLYVANVGDSRTIISKGGKAIALSEDHKPNRTDERKRIESAGGVVMWAGTWRVGGVLAMSRAFGNRMLKQFVVAEPEIQDQEIDEELELLVLASDGLWDVVPNEDAISLAQAEEEPEAAARKLTETAFTRGSADNITCIVVKFHHKKVEPEGSQQG; encoded by the exons ATGTTATGCAATAGCTGCGTAAGATTTGTGTTTTTTCAAGCAGCACATATTGATACACACATTGTGCAAAGGCAATTTATCAAACTCATTAAAAGTTTGAATGCAACTCGTAGCATAAGTTATTCTTGGAATAGTGTATATACAGCAAGGAGAACGATGATGGTGGATACTGGAGCAACTGCTAAAGGAGGACCTGTCGTTGATGTTTCACCGGAGAAGGATGATAATAATGGTGGTTTCGCTAGCGGAGGATGGAAGAG TGAAGATGGAAGACTGAGTTGTGGTTATTCAAGCTTTAGAGGGAAAAGAGCCACCATGGAGGATTTTTATGACATTAAAACTTCCAAAGTTGATGGACAAACAGTTAGCTTATTTGGGATATTTGATG GCCATGGTGGTTCCCGAGCAGCTGAGTTTCTGAAGAAACATCTCTTTGAGAATCTAATGAAACATCCAGAGTTCCCAACGAACGCCAAGTTGGCCATAA GTGAAACATATCAACAAACAGACATGGACTTCTTAGATTCTGAAAAAGATACCTTCCGAGATGATGGTTCCACTGCTTCAACAGCAGTTCTAGTTGGTAACCATCTCTATGTTGCCAATGTTGGAGATTCACGGACTATAATATCGAAGGGCGGAAAAG CAATTGCTCTTTCTGAGGATCATAAGCCCAATCGAACTGATGAGAGGAAGAGAATTGAAAGTGCCGGAGGTGTTGTGATGTGGGCTG GTACCTGGAGAGTTGGTGGTGTATTAGCAATGTCACGTGCTTTTGGCAACCGTATGTTGAAGCAATTTGTTGTGGCTGAACCTGAGATTCAG GATCAAGAGATTGATGAGGAATTAGAACTACTCGTGCTTGCCAGCGATGGGCTCTGGGATGTTGTACCAAATGAG GATGCTATTTCACTTGCACAAGCAGAAGAAGAACCAGAAGCAGCTGCTAGGAAGCTAACAGAAACTGCATTTACTCGGGGTAGTGCTGACAATATTACCTGCATAGTGGTGAAGTTTCACCACAAGAAGGTTGAACCAGAGGGGAGCCAGCAAGGTTGA